GCCCCGTAATGATATTTACCGCCAAACCCAAAGCAGCTATCATAATGGTAGCAGATGCAAGTATCTCCTCTGGATGCAGAAGTCTTAAAACAGCCTCATAGAGTATCCACAATACGGAGAGGGCTATCGTCAAACCGTTTATAAAAGCTGCTAATACTTCAGCTCTAAAGTATCCAAACGACTTCTCGTCATCGATCTCTTTGGTAGCGATAAGAATCGCAAACAGCGATAACCCAAGTGCGAATGCGTGAGTGAACATATGTATGGCATCACTTATAAGAGCAAGCGAATTGACATAGATACCGCCTACTATCTCAACTATCATAACAACGAAAGTTATGGCAAAAGAGATTGTTAAAAGCTTTTTATCTTTTGTGGTGCTATGATCGTGCGTATGTCCGTGTTCAGACTCTTTTTTCTTCCGTGAAATTGGGTGATGATGGTGATTGTCGTTATATTTGCATACCACTGTATTTGTTTCCTGTTTTTAAAGTATATCGTCAATTCAAGCTATATTCTATCGGTATTGTAAGAGTTATATTGCTCCCGGGTTTTGGAAATTTCCCCGAGAGCTCCTCTATGGTTTTTAGTGCCGCACGGCTTAAAATATCACTACTTGAGTCTATGGCCTCAAGGTTACTCACTTTTCCATCTGAGCATAAAGTAAACTTCACACTCACTCTGCCCGTAATATTTCTCTTTCTTGCCGCCATAGGGTAGTAGAGATTCTCTCTTATAAGTTGGCTTATCATTTGCGTGTTAATTTTGAGATACTCATCTGTTGCGTCTACCTCTCTGCTCTGCTCACTCTTTGGCTCTATTGCCTCTTTTTTTGGTTCTATATCTACTTTTTTGGGCGTACTTATAGCAACCTCTTGAACCTTTTCTTGCTCCACCTCAACAACCTTTTCTTCTTCTTTTGGCTCTTCAAGAACTTCGCTCTTTTGTATCTCCTGTGCTTTAGGCAGAGCTTTTTCTATGGCTATCTCTTTTTTAGGGGGTTTTGGTTTTGGTTCAGGCTTTGGTTTTGGAGCTTCTACTATCTTCTTTTGCACTTTTGGCTCAATTGGCTTTTTTTCGCTTACTGCTTCTTGTTCGTAATTTACATTACAGAGTTTAATGCATAGAGACTCCTCTGTATACTCATCTTTGGTCTCTGAGTAGCTGCTCCATGCAAAAAATGCACTAAAGAGCAGAATCAGATGAATGACAATAGAGATAAAAAAGGAGCTGGAGTGTCTAATCATAAAAGAGATAGTAACAAAAAGATTGTTACTACTTTGTTAAATATGTATTATATCGCACTTTTAAATTCCGGATATGACTCGACCCCGCACTCGTTAATATCCATACCGACAAGCTGCGCCTCATCACTCGCTCTGAATTTTGAGAATTTATTGATGAGAAATAAAACAGTATAGGAGACACTAAAAGCAAAAACTCCTATGACAACGACCCCTTTTAGCTGCGATACAAAAGAGACGTCCTTGACAAAAATTCCTACCGCCAAAGTTCCCCATATACCGTTTACCAAATGCACAGAGAGCGCTCCAACGGGGTCATCAAGACGAAGTTTATCAAAAATAGGAACTGCAAAAACAACCAAAGCTCCACCAATCGCTCCTACTATAATAGGTGTGTACATATTGTAGAGATCGGGTGCAGCCGTCACTGCAACAAGACCGCCAAGAGCACCGTTTAGTATCATCGTAATATCAAGAAGTTTATATCTGATATGCATCAGTATCCCTGCTATGATAGCACCGCTAAGTCCTGCACTGTTTGTATTCATAATAGTCTTTGCCACAAGATTTGCACTCTCAACGCTAGATATTGAACCGACACTCCCGCCGTTAAACCCAAACCACCCTATCCAAAGAAGAAGCGCACCTAACACAACAAGCGGGATGTTTGATGCCGGGATAACTCTGATCCTGCCATCGACATAACGCCCACGTCTCGCACCAATAACAAGAATAGCAGCCAAAAGAGCCCATCCACCCGTAGAGTGTATAACGGTTGAGCCTGCAAGGTCATACATATCAATATCCAGCATAGTTCCAGCGAGTATATCCGCACCCCAGCTTAAATTTACTGCCAGAGGGTATATGACGGCTCCCATAATAACGGTAAAAATTGCCAAAGGGATTATACGTACACGCTCGCTCACACCGCCGCTCATAATGTTCACGGTTTTACCGACAAACGCCATCTGGAACATAAAAACAGCCCAAATACTGCTGTTTAAGCTATCCCAGCTTCCAAACGCAATCTTATACCCGACAAGCAAAAATGCCAAAGATGCGACCGCATATATCATTACGTTTATAGTAAGAACTGCCGAGACGTTTTTGGTACGAACCAAGCCCGCTTCAAGCATTGCAAAACCGGGAACCATAAAGATGATAAGTGTCATTGTAAAGAGTGTAAAGAAGGTATCGAGGATATATTTAAGATCTGTCTCTAACATATAAAATCCTTTAAAAAATTAAAAGAAATTATATCTTAGAAACTTTGCATATTTTTATTTAACTGATTAATTTTTAATCAATTAACAAATAGAAAAGGAACGGGCTCCTCTTCTGTAGTTTAATAAAATTAATTATATCTGCCGCTCTATGCGGCTAGCTTTTCTAAAGAAACTTCGTTTTGTGCCACAACGACACTTCTAATTCTCGAAAAACTTGTTTTTCGTAGCTTTAGGGGGTTGGAAGGGACTTTAGTCCCTCCCGCTAAAACGGACTTGTTCGTTTTAGCGTGTAACGTTAGTTTATATAGCTTCGCTATCAGACTCTCCAGTACGAATACGGATAATTTTTTCAACATCGGTAACAAATATCTTACCGTCTCCGATCTTTCCTGTTCTAGCAGCTTCAACGATCGTGTTGGTTACCTGCTCTACGCTGTCGTCATCAACAACCATCTCCATCTTTATCTTTGGAAGAAAATCTACTACATACTCCGCACCGCGATAAAGTTCGCTATGCCCTTTTTGGCGTCCGTAACCTTTTACTTCGCTTACCGTCATACCGGTAATACCTATCTCGGCCAATGCATCTTTTACATCTTCTAGCTTAAAAGGCTTTATAACAGCTTCTACTTTTTTCATAATGTATCTCCAAATTAAGTTTAAAATTGTAACCATTTTTATGGTTTTAAGCAACTGCTATTTAAACATAGCGTTGCAATTATAGATTTAGTGCTTTTTCTCCGTGAACAGTCTCATCAAGTCCTCTGTTCTCACTATCATAATCGACTCTTCCGCCGCCTGTAAGCATCGAAGCTAAAAAGTAAACAGCCGCAGTTGCTATAGCACTGTAGACGATAGTCAAACCGATCGCTTGAAATTGACTTACCAGCTGAGAAGCCATATCGTAAGCCTCAGGCATCGCATAAGGAGCAATAAAGATTGCCGTAGCGATCGATCCCCAGATACCTACTAAACCGTGAATCCAAAAAGCATCCAACGAGTCATCCACTTTAAACATATTTTTTAGTTTTGCAACAGCAAAAAATCCTAATATACCACCGACCAAACCGATGATTATAGCACCCTCAACTCCCGCACTTCCTGAAGCAGGAGTAATTGCAACAAGACCTGCAACCGCACCTGAAGCCCCACCTACGATCGTAGCCTTTTTATAAACGAACCACTCAGCAATTATCCATCCTATAACACCCAGTGCAGCAGCAACGTTTGTTACCAAGAATGCAGATGCCGCAACACCGTC
This genomic interval from Sulfurimonas crateris contains the following:
- a CDS encoding P-II family nitrogen regulator, whose amino-acid sequence is MKKVEAVIKPFKLEDVKDALAEIGITGMTVSEVKGYGRQKGHSELYRGAEYVVDFLPKIKMEMVVDDDSVEQVTNTIVEAARTGKIGDGKIFVTDVEKIIRIRTGESDSEAI
- a CDS encoding ammonium transporter, which codes for MLETDLKYILDTFFTLFTMTLIIFMVPGFAMLEAGLVRTKNVSAVLTINVMIYAVASLAFLLVGYKIAFGSWDSLNSSIWAVFMFQMAFVGKTVNIMSGGVSERVRIIPLAIFTVIMGAVIYPLAVNLSWGADILAGTMLDIDMYDLAGSTVIHSTGGWALLAAILVIGARRGRYVDGRIRVIPASNIPLVVLGALLLWIGWFGFNGGSVGSISSVESANLVAKTIMNTNSAGLSGAIIAGILMHIRYKLLDITMILNGALGGLVAVTAAPDLYNMYTPIIVGAIGGALVVFAVPIFDKLRLDDPVGALSVHLVNGIWGTLAVGIFVKDVSFVSQLKGVVVIGVFAFSVSYTVLFLINKFSKFRASDEAQLVGMDINECGVESYPEFKSAI
- a CDS encoding energy transducer TonB gives rise to the protein MIRHSSSFFISIVIHLILLFSAFFAWSSYSETKDEYTEESLCIKLCNVNYEQEAVSEKKPIEPKVQKKIVEAPKPKPEPKPKPPKKEIAIEKALPKAQEIQKSEVLEEPKEEEKVVEVEQEKVQEVAISTPKKVDIEPKKEAIEPKSEQSREVDATDEYLKINTQMISQLIRENLYYPMAARKRNITGRVSVKFTLCSDGKVSNLEAIDSSSDILSRAALKTIEELSGKFPKPGSNITLTIPIEYSLN
- a CDS encoding cation diffusion facilitator family transporter, whose protein sequence is MVCKYNDNHHHHPISRKKKESEHGHTHDHSTTKDKKLLTISFAITFVVMIVEIVGGIYVNSLALISDAIHMFTHAFALGLSLFAILIATKEIDDEKSFGYFRAEVLAAFINGLTIALSVLWILYEAVLRLLHPEEILASATIMIAALGLAVNIITGLILLRANHDNINIRAAFFHMLADTLSSAAIIVGAVIIYYTNFYLLDTILALVVALVIAKWAKSLLKDSVHVLLEGSPHNTQTIKSAILKEFDYIVDVHDIHCWEISHNYYYFTCHIILDKKDEELYSKTINDVSGFLEDEFTIAHTTIQIECVN